TGAGGTCTATCTAAATggatggatgatttttttaagttgagaaagaaccaaagagaatATCATATTGAAGGGGGAAAGTATATTCATGGAGTAACCAGAACTTGTGCTATTGAAAGACATTTGGACCTGTGTGTGTAGGGGGATGGATAAGGGAAATGAACATAGGTGGTGTTGTCTGATGAAGCCATCGAAGCTAATTTGGATATGATTATAAAAGGCATTGTATTTGTACATGGTATTTAAACTTTAGTCTGTAGAGGATTGGAAGGATTAAAGCAAGAAAGTTATGTAATCacattggaatttttaaaaatactgtaatagTAATATGAAGGGtcagttggaaaggaagaagtttgAGTCAGGGAGAATAGATAGGAGGTTATTGGAGTAGAGCAGATGAGTAGTGCAATTGAGACTCACAGTGGGTCTGAAACAAAATACTGACATGTTGCATGCATGTGAAAGGTACTCCTTTTTAGTGTGCACACAATAAGAGAGTTGGTGGCCCTGGCCTTAGGATTGGAAAGGACATACTTCAAAGACATTTAGGATACATTTCAAAAGAGGTAGAATTGACAGGCTTCATAACACATGGGTCCTGAAGGAGAGAGTGTAGAATTAGGACCCTAAGGTTGATGAGAAAGACCagattttttttgagggaaagcagtttaaaagagatttttaaaaaaaatatatattttatttatttattcatgggagacacacagagagaggcagagacataggcagagagagaagcaagctccctgcagggagcccgatgtggggttcaattctgggactccaggatcacaccctgagccaaatgcagacgctcacccacccgagccacccaggcgtccataaAAGAGATTTTAAGTAAAGTTTTTGTTatcttgattttgattttcaagGATGACTTTCATGTGAATATTAGTGAAGAGCAGATCAGAGTTCTATGCTGGAGAGATTGATTCAAGGATCCTAATCATAcagaaaaagaatctaaatcGAGAAGATAGAGGGATTGAGAATGGATTCATGGACAATGAAGATGAGTCAGTAGAGCAGTCTAATGAGGAAGAAGTAAGCAGGGAGAGAATAGTGTCACAGAAACCTTGTCGATAGGCTTCACCAGTGTCAGATGTCACACAGAGTTTCGTGCAAGGAAGACTGAAAAAAGTTTTTGGACTGGTAACTACAGGATGTCCTAgactaaacaaaacaaatcctaATGAATAATGAAAGTGGAAGATAAATTATAATgagtaaagaagtaaaattgtgttgaggaaataaagatgaatgtagattacttttctaaaaatgttggatataaagggaaattattttgataatttgttgCATAATATTCCCCTCTTCTCATCCCTTCTCAGTTaacatatgcatattttaacatcTTAACCCACTCAGACAATATAAGCCCACTTGTGTAATTATCCATGTTGTAAGTCATCTTTAAGTTTTGGAAATCCTTGATTTGACTATTCCTTTGCCCCTTATGGTTTATTTAGCTGACATTTTTCAGATTCCTCACatttaattaatgttattttgaGGGAGAATTAACTTTggtattttagaaaacaatattagttgaaatacaaatatactattttttttaaagatttatttatttgagagaaagaggaagagagcaggctaggggcagagggagagggagaaacttaaGCGgaccccatgctgagcatggggcctaatgtggggctcgatctcatgatcctggaatcaagacctgagtctAAACCAAGAGttcgatgcttaaccaactgtgccacccaggtggcctgaaACAAATACACTATTAATCATCAACGTAGGTATGTTTAATTCCCTATTATTAacacaaatataaacttaaaagCATAGAACCAGGTGACTTATCCTATTACATAGAGTTAGTCATTCTTAAGTGTCTGATGTatcctttattttctccatgttcTGTGCTTTAATCCTTTGCTAGCATTCTCCTGCTTATTCGTATAAGTATGCCATTCTTACcataaaaaaatgtgttgataATGTTTCTGATGCTATTGTTGCTGAGCTGCTTCTTTGTGCTCTGAATATTGTGTTAAGCAAAGTTCTACTTATCATGGATGAGTAATTAGAGTGTGTCCTGCAAGTGCATTTGAAGAGGTCTTAGCTTTCTGTTTTCCAGCTAACCATACCCTGATAATTCCACATGGTCATCATCACATTTTCTCTTTGGCTGtgctttccatctcttttgtttTGCTCAGTAACCATTCCAATAAGCCTAATCTTCTAGTAAATAGTGGTTTTGCATTTACATATTTCTAAGGCTTCACTTATTCTATTGCTTCCTCTTAGCTTTTTGCAAGGGGTATCCACCTTTTAAGGGAAATTTTGTTGGggaaaatagtttaattttattttaacacttACGAGActcatttttaacaatttttataactCCCACAAAAGCATACATAATTGACTCCTCTgcacaaatacaaaaatacatatctaCTCCTGGACAGACATTAACACATATAAACAAAAGATCACTAATGTATCACTCAGATAACACATTGGATTttagtttctctcttttaataaTGTATAGTCAGCATTATATTTGtagataaaattgtttttttaattgcgccctgaatttcttgttttttgtttctagtttAGGATTTACtttgtaactatttttttatatcaGCTTCTAATCTTCTTTCAAACAAACTGGTCAAAATTCATGATTTCACCCCCATTATAACGGTAAGCCCTCTCTACTGTCAAAAGCCCAGCTAAGATATTCATGAGGGAAAACAAGactggaaaataaatgtaaacttaGTCCCCCTGGAACTCCTTAGGCTTTATTCTGGTATTAAATTTGATCACCAGAGAAGCTCAACTTCTGGTCTCTACAAGGTTACAATTTCATGTTGAAATctattggctttttttctttaaacgaAACTGCTTTAAAGACAAAATCCATTATGTTGTTCAACATCCTTCATGTAAAAAGTCCCTTGTCACAAATACCTCTTGGAAATGAAAATCAACGAAGAAATTTTTTGGTGAATTGTAAAGTGTCCTCCGAGGCTGTACTTAATATATAGGCTATTCTGGTTTTGAGTTTAATTGGCTGTGCCATGTTTAGCACAAAGCCTTACCCCTCAAGTGCTATAGCTTTTCTCAGGCAGGTtgatttctcaatttttctatcTTTGCTAGCAATTCTTAGTCTTATAATATGtaccctgtgattttttttgtaagCTACTTTAACTGAAGGATGAAGATATTTACCTTAAAAATCCCCCCTTTAAAGCCAGGATTTTTCAAACcttgaactttataaaaaatatctatgGCAATCATCCCCTTTTTCTGTCCATACTAGACATCAGGGCTATTTCTGATCATGTTTTTAGATTGGACTAAAGCAATACTTCATAGAAGGCTTTTCTAAGTCTATCAATCTAAAAATCTACTATCATTgagattttatataatattttatgttagaATTATATGAgtatacttataaatatttttgataaaaatctatatataacttggttcatttaaaataagtattccATATGTTGTTATAATACAATTAGGTAATTTTTTGATTCTTAAGACTTAACTGAATAATATAGGTAAGAAAATACCTAAATCATGTAATTAGTGTTTTCAGGTTTATTAAATGGTAATGGTTTAGGTGGATAGCAACCAGttttctgtttacatttcttttattttttattttttaaaatattttatttattcatgaaagagagagagagaaggggagagagagagagaggctgagacacaggcagagggagaagcaggcgccatgcagaaagcctgatgtgggactcgatcctgggaccctggaatcacgccctgagccaaaggcagatgcctaaccgctgagccacccaggcgtcccaatttcttttatttcaatttcatgtttaaaatgtggtatatgttaTCGATGATTAATTTTAGATCAAAAAAGGCTTAAACGAAATGTCATTTTGTAATtcaataatttgaaattaaaattgataaattttggCATGTCAAATTCTATTCGATGTggtcaataaatacattttaaaaagtttagaagTACATTAAGctgctgatttttttcaatacCTTTTCACTAAGGGAAGGAATAATGTGCATGTTGGTATTTATTACTGCTTTGTTTTACAACATTTCTAATAGCATGCATTCTCCTGGAGAAAGGAAAGGACCTGTGATGTGAGTGCCCATCATTGTAATGATGCTTATCGCACTCAAtactctattttccttttcatctccCTTGAAGGATATCAGTTCTTTCTGGTACTGAAGGAGAATTGCAATTAGTTTTCTTCTTGCCTATGTTTACTATCTTTCTGCTCCCATATTGGTGATTTGCTTACACATTAACTTCAGATGAATTGCAAACTGAATCTAGATATTGGAAGGTGCTCTGAAAAGGGGCTAGCCAAAGATGGGCCTGTATGGGATCGAATAAAAATTAGTAGTAttctggagagagagacagaagacagaCAGGGACTGTTTTCAAGAAAACTGAATTGTTATGACATTGTCAGTTCACATTCAAAAGATATAGGATGGGGAGTCTGAAAAGCTTACTTCAAGAGGAGGGACATTTTATGACACATATAAACTCCAGGAAAACAATGTCAGACCAGATTTgacatcaatgaaaaaaattacattctctTGTTCTATTATTTAATCAGTCCTATTTATTCAGTTCTGCTTGCATATCAAAGACTgatggggtacctggctgactcagttggtcaagcatctgccttaggctcaggtcatgatctctgggtcctgggattgagccttgcttCAGGCTCTCTGttagcggagagcctgcttctccttttgcctctgctgctccccatcccccaccctctctgtcaataaataaataatctttaaattaaaaaaatgactataatACTTCACTTCCATGATCACTGAATTCTTTTATTATGATTAATGTTTGGAATTAAACTCTATTTACAATCTTGGTTGATAAGATTATAGAAAATTACtcaattttaattgatttttttttcagggttgaAAATGTCTAAGTACATTGATTATGGCCAGTTGAATGCATTGTGTCATATTAGAGGATTACAATCCAGGCAAGTTActcatgcatttctttttctagcaTTCAAATGAATATAAACATGTTTGTTTTATGGATAAAGTATAGTAGTAAACTATTGTTCCCTCCATTGGTACTTGATTTgccacatatataaaaatatttgaaaacctggAGGTTATTTCTCCAGATGAAAGGGGCagaatatatgttatattttaaggaaacaatTGAGAGTGAAGCAAACATAATTCATCCCTAGCTGGGCCCTTTCTAGTACTTGAAAAATAGTCATAAGTGAAGAAAGctttaaatggttgaaaacaCAAAGACAGAGTGAAATAAGTGCTTTAGCAGCACATAGGAGATGCCTATGTACTGGAAAAATACTGGAGCCAAAGAATTAGGAAATATTAGGGCTCAAAGCTCAGGATTCCTAAGATATGTGATCCTTGAAgatagaatttgaaaaaaaatgattgtcTTGCCAACTCTGTTTCCCAGGTTggatttttgaaattataaaacttgttAGTTTCTTACAGATCAGTTTCCTGACTCTCCCATTTTTCTCTAGTAAGAGAGGACCTTGCCTCATCTCTAATGGGACTACTGAGAAAATGCCCTAAGTGTACAGACTTTCTCTACTTTAAACtgtctttaggggtgcctgggtggctcagtggttgagcgtctgccttcagctcagggcatggtctgggggtcctgggattgagtcccacatcaggctccccgtggggagcctacttcttctgcttatgtctctgcctctctttctgtgtctctcatgaataaataaggtcttctaaataaataaactgtaagtTACATCTTATTGTTTGTTTATGataaatatacttctttttttaaatttatttattcatagagacacacacagagagagagagaggagaggcagagacacaggcagagggagaagcaggctccatgcagggagcccgacatgggactcaatcccaggtctccaggatcacaccccgggctgcaggcggcgctaaaccgctgcgccactggggctgccctatgataaatatacttcttaatccccatcgcctatttccttccccaacccatgtcccctctggtaaccatcaatttgttctctacagttaagactctgtttcttggattgtctctctctctttttttctatctttgttaatttgttttgtttcctaaatttcacatacaagtgaaatcatatggtatttgtcttctctgacttatttttcttagcattatactcttaaactccatccatgttgttgagatggcaagttttcattattttttttcatggttgaataacattccactgtgtgtgtgtgtgtgtgtgtgtgtgtgtgtgtgtattaccacatcttcattcattcatctattgacggacatttgggctacttccatagtttggctattgtaaataatgttgcaataagtacaggggtgcatgtatccctttgaattagtgtttttatatattttgggtaaatacccagtagtgtaatggatcataggtagttctatttttaattttttgaggaaactccgtattgttttccacagtggctgcaccagtttacattcccaccaacaatgcaggagggtttctttttctctacatccttgccaacacttgttgtttctggtgtttttaattttcttgtgtttctgattttaaggTATTTCTGTATCTTCATCAatcttgtcatttcttctttttcagagaaaggaaggaggacatACTTCTTTTATATTCCTTGGATTTCTCccaagaatgatttttattttttctgtgcaCTTatgcctcctcttccctctcagtGCTTTTCAGCACAGGGTGAAGAATAAACTGCATGCACTCAAATCATGTCACCTTGTTTGAATCCTGGATCAGCCACTTACCGAATGTATGACCTTGGATtggttacttaatttctctttacttcagttttcttattttaaaaatggagataaaaatagcaCCTATTTTATAGAGTTATTATTAAGatgattaaataagataacataCATAGAGTAAACATCGTCTGGCACATAGAGCtatataaatggtttttaaaaattattattgctaTTCAAAAAGACTTAtccaagttttttttaataacaaaaaatattttactaaaacatAAGATTTACAGAAGTTTCCAGACAAGCCATACAAAATGGTCACAAGCTTTTTCTTGAAGGAAGGATTCTACACTTGACAGCAAAGTCACAATGTTATTAATGAGGGCTGTAATGTTTGTTTAATGTTCCCATTTTGGTTCAAATAATCAAGCTTGTCCATCTACAGTGTCTAAATAAAGTTAGACTTGGCTAGAGAGCATATTCTAAAGAACTGGTTAGCTGCTTTTAACCGATGCAATTAGATCACCAGAAAAGGGGGGGAAGGAgcccataaaattaaaataaaactacctctccccctcaaaaataataataaagaaaaacacccaCACCCTGCAGCTAACCCTGACAACTACCTTCATTCACAGTGCTTTATACTTAAACCATGATGggggaaatgaataaaagcagagaggggCCACTGCTTTTAAACGTTTCACAACAATCCAGATGGTACTTCTAGCTTCTGCTTATGCTTTACAACAGTGAATCAGGACAAGACATAGATTTGCTAATGTGCATTTAATCACCAAAGGACTGAAGATGTCTGGGCTTTTATTCTGTAATGTTTCTAAGACTGTGTCcattaaatgcaaacaaaaaaggaagaagtcttGGCAGAACAGGAGAAGTGATGCACACTTGATGATCAgatcaattttaaatattattcatggCATATAGCCTAGTCCATGCTCTAGCTGTTTCTATGGCTTGGGCTTCGTTGGTCTTCCACTGCTCCGCTACATCATTTGCTAACGGATCATCTGGATTGGGAGCACTTAACAAAGCCTGGATCGATAGCAGAACTGTGCGGATCTGCAGTGCTGGGGAccacttatcttttaaaatatctaaacataTTCTTCCCAACTTGTCTACATTAGGATGATAAATTTTGGTCATGAAACGTACTTTAGGGGCTGCCATCGGGTATTCTTCTGGAAGGAATAGTTCCAGTTTAAAAGTCCCTCCCTCAAAGGGGGAATCCTGGGGGCCAGCAATGACCACATGAAAATAACGGGCGTTGCTCTCATCTGGTTCTGCTTTAATGCCAGGAACTGGTTCTGCCAGCAAACGCTGGGTTTCCTTGATAATCCTGCGGGGCAGCCTGGCCATCTTGTCAGATCCCGAGTTCGGCCTCAGCTCTTGACCCTTATCCAAGTTTTTAACTGTTGAGTTTGTTTTATATGCTGGTCCCTTTGCTAACacataaaaagcaaattaaagctTTGGAGCTGaatgcctttttctctttttgctttttaaaccaGACAtaaaaaacaaccaccaaaaaaatcctaaacatgTTTCTAGACCTCTCTTCACCTACCTTGGGTGATCAAAGTAAGAAAGGTTGAATTATTTAGATGTGGATCTGCCAAAGTATCCATTCTACATAAGTCTTACCAGCCTTCATCTTCCAGGTGTGATAAATCCCTCCTAAGAGTAGTATTTCATCAGACAATCAGCTGCTCCAAGCCCAGTCTGGTTGTCCTGCCTGACTTCCTTTTATTAAGTCTCACATTTTCTCTTAGACACCAAATCCTGTGAATTTCTtggatgttttcttttgaggCATTGGTGTACACTAGGGGCCTGGGACACAGCATGTTTTAGAGtacctatgtatatattttgcttaGTTTTAGGTTTAGATTCTAgccttatattttagaaaaagattacATACATATGATTACAAATATGAACATAGATATGAACAATTAATATCTTTTtagagtaagaaaataaattacaacaaATGAATGATGACTTGGCAGTCAGGTCCTTTTTCCCACTGAGATTTCTTTATGCAGTTTATCAGAAATATATACATTGAATTCTTCCAGAATTACAAAGCTTTCAATTGATTTCAAAAAATTGcaaagagatttaagaaaaacatattcctccatatttatttatttattatgttaaaaatgaCCAATGAAATATTCtcctataataaaaaaagaaaggattaaatGACTCAAGGATTGAAATTTTTGAACATGAAACCTACCAAGGGTTtgattacatattatatataatgtgtaatatttactatattatatagagcatataattactatattttattccttaaaatatatgttatatatttaaaaaaaatataagatctatattatatacttaaaaattttataatatatttatgtatttaaaatatattttatttaaaaatttaaatattttaatatatatttaaaatatattaaataattatatattattttaaatggtaaatatttaaatatatttcaaatatattttattaatatttcgaatatatatttatatatattttatgtatagtatttatatattttatatataacctaCCAAGGgtttgattatatatttaatcatatatttttatatgattataaatttatatatatagataagtatttatatatataataaatatttatttacatatatatgtaatcttTCTTATAGTTGTCCTTTCTTTGGCCCAGGATGGGAGGATGGAGGGGCAGCTGCTTCTCTCTACCATTTCCCATGTGCCTCTACCCTATGCTCAATCCTAGCTGTTGGAGCTATTCTTATCCCATACCTGGGCATATgagaactcttctcactgcattTTATACCCTTATGCCTGTTTGTCCGTATATATGGAAATTGTAAAAAGGAAGCCCCACTGTGTGGTGACTGCTGTCCAAATGCATGTGGTCAGTCAGTTGGTGTCTGTTTGATATTTCTTCTCTGAGAATAAAGGCAGTATATTAGTATGttattctggaatatttttttatcacaagtgaaagaaaaaatgtgtaaacAAGAGGAATGATGTCACTTTGGAATTCTAAATTCTTGGATACAGGATTTTTCATCTTAGGAAACTATATGTTCTAGGAGAgcagatttgtttattttgttgcttcCTCCCCTTAGACATTAGGCATAGAGTTCAATGTTTTGAATTGAGTTACATTCTGATATGTAGtagaaataaatatcttcttgatgctttaaaaatgtatatgggTTTTCTATCTGTTGATTAGGAGGATAGCTACATGTTTATCgtgtgatatttatttaaaatattttatttatttatttatttatttatttatttatttatttatttatttatttatttatttttaaagactttatttatttattcatgagagatacacacagagagagggaaagggaggagaagcaggctccatgcagggagcatgatgtgggactcttTTCTGGGACTTCATacctggactctaggatcatgccctaagttGAAGCCCATCACTCAACCACTATGCCATCTAGGCGTCcctaaagatattatttatttgagagagagagggcattaagggcaggggcagagggagagggagaagcagatccccagggagtttgatgtggggctggatctcaggacctgggatcatcacctgagctgaaggcagatgtttaactgactgagccacccaagtgcccctttatttttttagaattgtgTAGAGagccaatcatttaaaaaatttctttaattaattaattaattaattttttaaaagcagcttcTGTTGGTTTGACATTCTGTACTTTGgagattttttctctttgtcaaagTACTTTATGATCAGTCAGCTTTTATGTTTAAAGTTCAATATACTTAGTAATAAACAGAGTAAATGGTTTAAAAGGAAATGTATGCTCtcctaaatttcaaataaacaaacaaacaggaagcTACATGTTTGCAACTAAATTTTCTAAAGTGGccaattatttttgtaatttcttacaAAAGCTTTTAAGCATGTCTGAATTTAGAACTATAAAAGACAAACACAA
Above is a window of Canis lupus familiaris isolate Mischka breed German Shepherd chromosome 29, alternate assembly UU_Cfam_GSD_1.0, whole genome shotgun sequence DNA encoding:
- the LOC608680 gene encoding ubiquitin-conjugating enzyme E2 N-like isoform X1; the encoded protein is MARLPRRIIKETQRLLAEPVPGIKAEPDESNARYFHVVIAGPQDSPFEGGTFKLELFLPEEYPMAAPKVRFMTKIYHPNVDKLGRICLDILKDKWSPALQIRTVLLSIQALLSAPNPDDPLANDVAEQWKTNEAQAIETARAWTRLYAMNNI